In the Topomyia yanbarensis strain Yona2022 chromosome 3, ASM3024719v1, whole genome shotgun sequence genome, one interval contains:
- the LOC131688627 gene encoding zinc finger protein on ecdysone puffs-like, giving the protein MMSRGGRGYPRGGGSRGGSSYRGGGSYRGSDYSSSYNARDGSRNRYSGGGGGGSYTDSRSSRYDSNRYSRQDNRPDGGYKRNESYKQDSRDRRSPDRKRPRTENTTQGGRRDYSTGGGTGDYHRRDSSGGGRGGSSSRYHDSGSSSYDKRGNDHHSSTAGGGGGAGSRDRFDNRSSSRGRGMSSADRSREPMGPPRSVGPRSSIGQRSAPMRTSFGTRSMSSISTYRRGVTRGRINSNFRNDGRRGIITSRFNNRRDLRGAPPLRRRFTTIRHRDGGRVGTGKRIDTTTRVSRKALIKRALEAAKDLDDDHTTENEGDDDEEADDDDKDTTGADGSDCKKEPKEGEEDDGDKTEKEEEEDDDADKTTEKDEEEKEGDTKADESKDGEDADGEVKKEGSASPKKSVKKSKANAGEKSDDKSADKKDTKITTKYRTSSFIKLTCCHCHTNCVTFKDYHIHLSRGLHRAAMRRVSAKTRDKLMEMRQAQRVAQKEADLTVEDGSEQKSSYCVLCQLNFRQPKAVHQQSDGHKEMKRFLMPYCATCKVGFKSPMAYEAHRASLEHLKFKARVERYASKKEESGEDGVAELRLENFLTVDEVGNVDDPTDCGKEGTSTPKKSGVADAGRPGTDDDDDSDDVDEDTVIGSEHVTKVEVQYCDLCNMYLPRREDPEKVLRLHCKTRSHLRVYIRNREDKKLRERAERIHKKKLSDAKTKKDAKKDTASEADTSETADVKSEKKADEEGANKDTTTEDQMWEVVDNDLGDLLREVAEPAEDGEEEEDDEKTSSERYDKFRHTEKNGLDKTIHDEAVDEEDASSADKKIVVKKATNGDANCADKEIKAEA; this is encoded by the exons ATGATGAGCCGTGGTGGTAGAGGTTATCCTCGTGGGGGTGGTTCCCGTGGTGGAAGCTCTTACAGAGGTGGTGGTAGTTATCGTGGATCTGACTACAGCAGTAGCTACAACGCACGGGATGGATCCCGTAACCGGTATAGCGGCGGTGGTGGCGGTGGTTCGTACACCGACTCGCGCTCATCACGGTACGACAGCAATCGATACTCGCGGCAGGATAATCGCCCGGACGGTGGCTATAAACGAAATGAGTCGTACAAG CAAGATTCGCGAGACCGTCGTTCGCCAGACCGTAAACGTCCACGGACGGAAAATACAACACAG GGAGGTCGGCGTGATTACAGTACAGGTGGTGGAACCGGAGATTATCATCGTCGTGATAGCAGTGGTGGCGGCCGGGGAGGCTCATCCAGTCGATATCATGACAGTGGCAGCTCATCCTACGACAAACGTGGCAATGATCATCATTCATCGACAGCGGGTGGCGGCGGCGGTGCTGGTAGCCGTGATCGGTTTGACAACCGTAGCAGCAGTCGCGGACGAGGTATGAGCAGTGCGGACAGATCCCGGGAACCGATGGGACCACCAAGATCAGTTGGTCCACGAAGCAGCATTGGTCAAAGATCAGCTCCCATGAGGACATCGTTTGGAACTCGTTCTATGTCATCGATTTCGACGTATCGTCGGGGAGTAACACGTGGTAGGATTAACAGTAATTTCAGGAACGATGGACGTCGGGGTATAATAACCAGCCGTTTCAACAACCGTCGTGATCTACGTGGAGCTCCTCCGCTGCGACGACGTTTCACGACAATCCGTCACCGGGATGGTGGTCGTGTCGGAACTGGTAAGAGGATCGACACAACAACAAGGGTGTCCAGGAA GGCACTTATTAAGCGCGCTCTCGAAGCCGCTAAGGATTTGGATGATGATCACACCACGGAAAACGAAGGCGATGACGACGAGGAAGCAGATGATGATGATAAGGATACTACTGGAGCCGATGGCAGTGACTGCAAAAAGGAGCCGAAGGAAGGCGAGGAAGACGATGGAGATAAAACGGAAAAGGAGGAAGAGGAAGATGATGATGCTGACAAAACAACTGAGAAGGATGAGGAGGAAAAGGAAGGCGATACAAAAGCTGACGAATCTAAGGACGGCGAAGACGCTGATGGCGAAGTTAAGAAAGAAGGTTCTGCTAGCCCGAAGAAATCTGTCAAGAAATCTAAAGCAAACGCAGGGGAGAAGTCCGACGATAAGAGTGCTGATAAAAAGGACACCAAAATTACTACCAAGTATCGGACATCGTCCTTCATCAAGCTCACTTGCTGTCATTGTCACACCAACTGTGTTACGTTCAAA GATTACCACATCCATCTGTCCCGCGGACTGCACCGCGCTGCTATGCGCCGCGTATCCGCCAAAACTCGCGATAAGCTGATGGAGATGCGTCAGGCTCAGCGCGTTGCCCAGAAGGAGGCCGACCTGACGGTGGAAGATGGTAGCGAGCAAAAGTCTTCGTACTGTGTACTTTGTCAGCTGAACTTCCGGCAACCGAAGGCCGTTCATCAGCAGTCCGACGGTCACAAAGAGATGAAACGTTTCCTGATGCCCTACTGCGCTACATGTAAGGTCGGCTTCAAAAGTCCGATGGCCTATGAAGCGCATCGTGCCTCGCTGGAGCATCTGAAGTTTAAGGCACGCGTTGAGCGATACGCTAGCAAGAAAGAAGAATCTGGCGAGGACGGTGTAGCGGAGCTTCGTTTGGAAAACTTTTTGACTGTCGATGAAGTTGGAAATGTAGATGACCCGACCGATTGCGGCAAAGAAGGCACGTCAACACCAAAGAAGAGTGGTGTGGCCGATGCTGGTCGCCCGGgaactgatgatgatgatgacagcGATGATGTCGATGAGGACACCGTAATTGGATCTGAGCACGTTACTAAAGTGGAAGTACAGTACTGCGATTTGTGCAATATGTATCTGCCCCGGCGAGAAGATCCGGAAAAAGTCCTTCGGCTGCATTGTAAGACTCGCTCACATCTACGGGTATATATCCGTAACCGTGAGGATAAAAAGTTGAGGGAGCGAGCGGAAAGAATTCATAAGAAGAAACTTTCCGATGCCAAAACCAAGAAAG ATGCCAAGAAAGACACTGCTTCGGAAGCGGATACCAGTGAGACGGCGGATGTCAAATCAGAGAAGAAAGCCGACGAAGAAGGCGCCAACAAGGATACAACAACCGAAGACCAAATGTGGGAAGTAGTCGATAATGATCTTGGCGATTTATTACGCGAAGTCGCTGAACCCGCGGAGGATGGTGAGGAAGAGGAAGATGACGAGAAAACCAGCTCGGAAAGATACGATAAATTCagacacactgaaaaaaatgggtTGGATAAGACCATCCACGACGAAGCTGTGGATGAGGAGGATGCTTCCAGCGCtgacaaaaaaattgttgtcaAGAAGGCCACCAACGGTGACGCTAACTGCGCTGATAAAGAAATCAAAGCTGAAGCTTAA
- the LOC131689551 gene encoding U3 small nucleolar ribonucleoprotein protein IMP3 translates to MVRKLKFHEQKLLKKVDFFNWKETNNLNEVKVMRKYNIQKREDYTTYNKLSRNIRELAAKIAEVDPKHPFRTEMSGLLLEKLYVMGLIPTKWDLENASKLSASTFCRRRLPVVLLRNKMSENIKHATQMIEHGHVRVGADVVKDPAFLVTRTMEDFVTWVDGSAIRKHVLEYNDMRDDFEL, encoded by the exons atggTTCGCAAACTTAAATTTCACGAGCAAAAACTGCTGAAAAAGGTGGACTTCTTCAACTGGAAGGAAACCAACAATCTAAATGAAGTAAAAGTGATGAGGAAGTATAACATTCAGAAGCGGGAGGATTACACTAC TTACAACAAGCTGTCTCGTAACATTCGTGAGCTAGCCGCTAAAATAGCAGAGGTCGATCCGAAACATCCCTTCCGGACGGAGATGAGCGGCTTGCTGCTGGAGAAACTGTACGTCATGGGCTTGATACCTACCAAGTGGGATCTGGAAAATGCGAGCAAACTGAGCGCCTCGACCTTCTGTAGGCGCAGACTACCCGTAGTACTGCTGAGGAATAAAATGTCCGAAAATATTAAACACGCCACACAGATGATCGAACACGGACATGTACGAGTCGGGGCGGATGTGGTGAAAGATCCCGCCTTTCTCGTGACGAGAACGATGGAGGACTTTGTTACCTGGGTGGATGGTTCTGCGATTCGGAAGCACGTGCTGGAATACAATGACATGAGGGATGATTTTGAGTTGTGA